A stretch of DNA from Thermogemmatispora onikobensis:
GTACGGGAGCTGGGCAGTCCTCTTGAGGCAGTCTATGAAGACCTGGAGAGCGGAGGTCAACGTGTCTGAGTTAGAGCACGAGGTTTTCTCTGACGAGGATGCCGATCTTCTGGAGGCATCCAGTGGCCTGGATCGGGTGCTGCAGCTTACCGGGGCGTTATTATGGCGTGGGCGGCGCGAGCAGGGCGTGCGCTTGCTGGTGATTCCTCTCGCATTTGCTCTTTTTTTCCTCCTGCTTTGCCTGGTCACTCTGTATTTCCCCGGGCTGCTAACACCGCTTTCACGTTTCGCTATTCAGGCGCAGGCCCAGGCCTACTTTGGAGCGACGGTGCATGGCAATGCGGGCTTGGCTATGGCTTTGCTCCTCATTCAGGGGCCCTATCTCATTGCCCTGTTCGCGGCCTTCATGGGTGCGACCCTGGCTCAAAACCTCGTTGGAACTGAGGCCGCTCGTGGCGGGCTAGAGCTGCTGCTGAGTTCCGCCTATCGCGTGCAAGAAGTCTTTGTGGCCTTCCTTCTGGCTTCCTTTGTCCTGACCATCTGCCAATGGGCGATTCTTGCCCTAGGAACGCTCGGCGCAGCGGCGACTGTTCTGGCCCTACTGCGAATCGCTTTCACGCTGCAGGCCCGCTACATTGCCCTTGCCGTTGCCGTGCCATTGCCTATTGCCCTCTGGGCAAACCTGGGGGCCCTCTTTCTGGGTATGGCTTTTCCGCGGTTAACCCAGATCCGTACTGGCAGCACGACCAACTTGATGCAATTGCTCGCTGCACTGCCAGCCCTGGCGCTGCTGATCCTGATTAATATTCGCCCGGATCTCAATGCCGGATTAGTTGCAGCGATTGCCCTGGGAGTAGGTCTTGCCGGATCTCTCGTCAGCGCCGTGCTGCTGCGGGTCCGTTTTCGACCAGAGTTCGTGCTTGAGGCCTGAGTGAGAAAGGTGATGGGGCAGGAAGCGACTGCTCCCGGCTCGTGCCACAACGAGGGAGAGCATCGTGGTTCCCCCCATGCCCTCGCGCGGGGTGCCGGTGCTTCTCTGAGGAACTGCTGGAGAGGCACCTGGCTGGAACAACCGCGATGCTCTCTGGTGACAGGATTTCTTCAGCAGTGAGATGTTCCGCTGTCCTACCTGGCAAGGGCGATATGGACCCACGGACAGCGAAAACTTGCAGCTATGGTGAATTTGAGAGAGGGGAAGAAAGAAACAATGCTGTTACCGCTGTCAAGTCTGATGACCCATACGCAAAGTACGGCCCCCGTCGGCTTGCTATGGCCTCTCTTGGCTTTGGACCTCATTCTGATTGCGATCGCGCTAGTGGACCTGATCCGGCGAGATCCGCGCACCGTGCGTGGCAAGAAGATCATCTGGGCTCTGATCATCCTTTTCATCAGTACCCTCGGCCCTATCTGCTACTTTGTCCTGGGGCGTAAGGAGGTCTAAGATGGCCGCTCCTGGCGAGGCGATCATCCGGTGTGAAGGTCTGCGCAAGACCTATGGATCGGTTGAAGCTCTCAAAGGGTTAAATTTGACGGTTTATCCTCACAGCATCTTTGGCCTCCTCGGCCCCAATGGCGCAGGTAAGAGCACTGCCATCAAGCTGCTCACGCGCCAGATCAGGCCCACCAGTGGTCAGGCCTGGGTGGCTGGAGCGTCAATCACTAGCGCGAAAGCTGATGTGCGAGCTCGCATCGGCTATCTCAGTGAGCAGCCTGCTCTCTACACGTGGATGAGTGGCCAGGAATTCCTGGATTTCACTGGCGAACTGTTTGGGTTGAGTGCTAGAGACCGACGGCGCCGACGTGACGAGCTGCTTGAGCTGGTCGGCCTGACCGCTGCTGCCAGGCGCAGAATTGGCAGCTACTCCAATGGGATGCGCCAGCGTCTGGGCATCGCTCAGGCGTTAGTGAATCGTCCGGAGGTCCTTTTTCTAGATGAACCTGTGTCTGCGCTGGACCCAATTGGTCGCAAGGAAATCCTGGAGCTTTTTCAACGCCTCAAAGGCGAAGCCACTGTCTTCTTCTCCTCGCACGTGCTGGCCGACGTCGATCGCATCTGCGACGCTGTGGCAGTCCTCAATCGCGGCGAGCTGCTCGTGCAGGCTTCGATCGCTGAACTGAAGGAGCGCTACGCTCCGCCGATGATCTCGGTTGAGCTGGAATGTGCGACTGAAGATCTCCAACGTCTGCTGGCCCGGGAACCCTGGGTCCAGCACATCACTGTCAGTGGAAGCAGAGCGACTATCTTGGTGAGAGACCTGGCAACCGCTAAACGTGCTTTGCCAGCCCTACTGGTCAATGCTGGTTTGCCGCTGCTGCGCTATGAGGTGACGCAGCCCACGCTTGAAGATGTGTTCCTTCGCCTTGTGGGGAAAGTAGACAATCTGTCAGGAACTGGGGAGGGAGCATGAACCTCTATGCCTTCTGGCCCATGCTCAAGAAGGAATTTCGTGAGCAAAGCCGTACCTACCGTTTCGTGATCGCTGTCATCGTTTTTCTCTTGCTTGGGATCTCTGCCCCGATTATCACCTGGCTGACCCCTGATCTCCTGAAGAACCTGGGGAACGGCGCCACGATTATTCTGCCACCGCAGACTGCCACTGACGCGCTCAACACTTATTTGAAGAATATGGTGCAACTGCCGGCCCTGGCTCTTATCCTACTGGCTATGGGGGCCATCGCTGATGAGCGCAGTCGAGGAACGGCAGTGACTATCTTGACGAAGCCTGTTCCGCGCCCTATCTTTGTGCTGGCAAAGTTCCTGGCCTATGAGGGAACGCTCATCATCAGTTTGACGCTCGCTGCCGTTGGGGCCTACTATTATACCGGTCAGCTCTTTCGCCCGCTTCCTGTCGGCCCCTTTCTGATACTGAACATCGCTCTTCTGGCTTTCTTGACACTTACCCTGGCCCTAACGATCCTGTGCAGCGCATTAGTGCGCAACAGCATTGCCGCTGGGGGAATGGCGTTCGTTGGCTTCCTTGTCCTCGTGGTAGTGCCCAATCTCAACGCCTCGATCAGCAGGGTTTTGCCATCGGTACTCTTCCGCCCCGAGCGTGTGGCCCAGTTGGTAGCTGGCACAGCGTCGTTGGGAGAGACGCTCTGGCCGCTGCTCGTCGGTCTGGGTCTGGCCGGCCTCCTTGTGGTGCTCACATGTCTGGTGTATCACTCCCAGGAGATCTAAACGCGACCTTCCTCAAACAAGGAAGAGCCTGTTGGGGACCAGCTGGGGGTGAGCAGGTATAGACGAGTGCAGTCCCTCTCTCCGGCCCATCGGCCTCTCTTGGCCAGGAACAGCGCAGACAGCCTGTGGTCTCACTGTTTCACTGACCACAGCAGGACAGAGGAAGGCATCGCATGTGCCTGCGCACCCTTTCCCCTGATACGACCCTGCAGGAGGCGTGCGACAACACCGGGTTTGAGCTGGTAGCTGGTGGTTGCCCAGGATCTCCAACAGGTGCCTCTGCCCTCGAAGGAAGAGAGATTGCCCTCATCCACCGCTATCACCCCCCTGGGGAATTCGCCTGCGCGAGTTCCGCCTTGCCGACGAGCAACGCCGTTGCCGAAACCGTCAGCTCTTGTGTTTCCCTCATCAGGCTCGGTCGGAGTCTCGCGCGGTGAACCAGTAGGACCGTGTGCCGGAGCGTCTGGCTGGCCTCAGCGATGGGGAACGATTTCAGCTTTACGTTCCCATCAGACTGCAGTGCTCAGGAGCCAGAGCGATCAATTGCGTCTTGTGGCAACACCAGACCTAGCTCCGGATCGTACGGGGCCTCCACCATCGGGATCGATGACCCCGACCGGGCCCGGGCTCTCAGCGGCAGGTGCCGGACCTGATGACGCTGGACCAGCGCCTGATAGGTTCGATAGCTGAGTGGTACACACAGCTGGGTGGCTTCCAGCAGCTCGCCCGCTTCCAGCAAGTCCCGATAGTCCTGCTCCAACCTGCCAGGAAGGACCTCCATGCCATCAAAGAGCTGAGCAAACG
This window harbors:
- a CDS encoding ABC transporter permease, giving the protein MNLYAFWPMLKKEFREQSRTYRFVIAVIVFLLLGISAPIITWLTPDLLKNLGNGATIILPPQTATDALNTYLKNMVQLPALALILLAMGAIADERSRGTAVTILTKPVPRPIFVLAKFLAYEGTLIISLTLAAVGAYYYTGQLFRPLPVGPFLILNIALLAFLTLTLALTILCSALVRNSIAAGGMAFVGFLVLVVVPNLNASISRVLPSVLFRPERVAQLVAGTASLGETLWPLLVGLGLAGLLVVLTCLVYHSQEI
- a CDS encoding ABC transporter ATP-binding protein: MAAPGEAIIRCEGLRKTYGSVEALKGLNLTVYPHSIFGLLGPNGAGKSTAIKLLTRQIRPTSGQAWVAGASITSAKADVRARIGYLSEQPALYTWMSGQEFLDFTGELFGLSARDRRRRRDELLELVGLTAAARRRIGSYSNGMRQRLGIAQALVNRPEVLFLDEPVSALDPIGRKEILELFQRLKGEATVFFSSHVLADVDRICDAVAVLNRGELLVQASIAELKERYAPPMISVELECATEDLQRLLAREPWVQHITVSGSRATILVRDLATAKRALPALLVNAGLPLLRYEVTQPTLEDVFLRLVGKVDNLSGTGEGA
- a CDS encoding PLD nuclease N-terminal domain-containing protein; this encodes MLLPLSSLMTHTQSTAPVGLLWPLLALDLILIAIALVDLIRRDPRTVRGKKIIWALIILFISTLGPICYFVLGRKEV